The Kaistella daneshvariae genomic sequence TTAATTTTTTTAAAAAAATTCTGTCTAAGTGTTCATTGAACTCTGAAGAATTTTTTCCAATATTTTAAATGTAATTAAATACGTTGGTTTAACACCCGTAAGTCCCAGACCGCCAGATGATAAGGTAGAGCCGGTTTCAAGCGGATTATCAGATGCGTAGTAAGCGTACATTACAAACAGATCCTCCGAAATATGGTGGCGTATTTTCGACGCAACTTGGATCGCTTTCTGATAATGCGCGCCCTCCATTTCCAAGCCAATGGCTTTCCAGGAAGTATCCATAAAATATTTTAAGATATCCTTATTTTGAAGTGAAGTTCCCAAAACTGTTACCATCCCACCTTCAAAAGCCTGCAGTTCGTCATCTTCAAAATCAGCAAGACTCAAAGCATTTTCAAAAGGATAATTATCTGCTGTACCTTCAAAAACATGCGAGGTAGGAATCATAATATCGCCTTTTCCACCCATTAAAATTCCGGCTTTTCCCATGATTGAAATGGATTTTACCTTCATGGTGTAAACTTCTTCATTGAATTCGTAAGGCCGCAGCAGTTCGTCCATTACCTCGTAAGCCTGTTCGCCAAAAGCATAATCGAAAACCATGATGACATCATCACCGGAATAGTTCAACCCGGCAAAAGGCGTGTTGCTTAAATCGGTTTTTGCTAAATCGATAATCTGAACATCGATATTGCTTCCGCTTTCGTCGTCAATGTAAATTAGCCCGGCGTCCTGAGAATGCGTGAGAATTTTTTCCTGAAGCGATTTCTTGTTAGAAATTTCCTCATACATTTTATAATCAACCTTCTTGCTCACTTTTTTTCCGATGGAATCATTTGCAAAAAGCATGTTTTTCACCGAATGCATGTTCGCCGAAATAATATGAAGTGGCCGCATTTGCAAACCGTTTTCTGCCAAAACTTCTTTTACATTATTTGCCCATTTCTCGCCGAAAAAATGGTGACCGACGCGTTCACGAAGGATTGCGGAAAAATGAACTTCGCGCTCGCGAATTTTTTTATAATCGTTAAAGCTTTCATCACCAAGGTGATAAATGATTTTAAACAATCGGTCCGGGTTTTTGTCGTCACCGAAATTATTATAAGCATTTAGCGTTTCATCAAAAGTTCTTCCCAAAAGCGACGAAAGATGAACAAGTGCAACTTCTTTTTCTTTTCTGCTTAATCTTTTATCGCCAATCGCCACTGCTTCAATCTCTTTCCAGGCGCGGGTGGATTTGTCGTTTTCATCCGAAATAAATGCGAGCTGGCGAATTTTATCCGCTTCTATATATAAGAAGGTAAGGTGCGTTAAAATATCATAGATTTCCGAACGGCCCAACAGCACCTCAATATTCATTTGATGTTCATCAATGCGGTAACAGTTTCTGCGGCGTTTTTTCGGGACGATTACTTCAAAACTTCCTTTTTCAAAACCTTCATCAGAAGTCAGGTGTACAAAAGAACATTCTTCAATTCCTTCCGGTAGTCGGTCTAAAACATACAGCAAACCATCGAGCTCTATTTTATTAGGCGCGCTCATGGTTCCGTAGATTTCTGGGTTAATAGTGGTCAGCAGGGACCGAAGACTTTCGCCGGAGATGCCGGCAGGTTTAAAGAAACCTCTATAAAACAAGTGCCGCATGGAAACGTAAAGTCTTTCTATAGCTTCAGTGGTTTCTCTTGCGCGTGAATTTACCATAATGTAAAATTTCACACAAATATAGGGATTTTTCTCTTTAAATGGGAGCCAGCCGACTGGCGTGAACAAAACTTAATAAAAAAACAGCAGCAAATGATAAAATCAAAATTTTCGGACTTTTAAGGGCAAATTTTTCTATTTTAGAATTTAATTTTAAAATATTTTCACTTGACCCCCAAAAAAAATGGGGTATACGTGCAATTTTTTATAATTTTGTTGTAATTTTGCCACAATAAAAACAACATCAAATGGCAAATGTAAGATTTAAAGCTCTGGAGTTGCTTTCACAGAAAGACTTTCGAAAAGAAAACGCGGTGGAAGTTCCTTCCCGCTTATCCGAACTGTTTTGCAAAAAGGTTTTCTCTGAAGAAACCATGCGCGAATATTTAACCAAAGAAGCCTTCACCTCCATTCAGGATGCGATTAAACGAGGGACCAAAATCCAGCGCGATGTTGCAGACCAAATTGCTGTAGCCATGAAAGATTGGTCTTTAAGCAAAGGCGTTACCCACTATACCCACTGGTTTCAGCCGCTTACAGGCTCTACGGCAGAAAAGCACGATTCATTTTTTACACCATTTGAAAGCGACCGCGCGATTGATCGATTTTCCGGCAGCATGCTGATTCAGCAGGAACCGGACGCTTCATCTTTCCCGAACGGCGGAATCAGAAATACTTTTGAAGCCCGCGGTTATACCGCCTGGGACCCGACTTCCCCGGCTTTCATCATGGGAACTACGCTTTGTATCCCTTCCATTTTTATTTCTTACACCGGCGAAACGCTTGATTATAAAGCACCTTTATTGCGCGCTCTTCATGCAGTAGATGAAGCTGCAACGGATATTTGTCGCTCTTATTTCGATAAAAATGTAACCAAAGTAAGCCCAACTTTAGGCTGGGAGCAGGAATATTTTCTCGTAGATTCGGCTTTATACCAATCGCGACCGGATTTGGTGATTACCGGCAAAACTTTGCTGGGACATTCACCAGCGAAAGGTCAGCAACTTGATGATCATTATTTCGGTTCCATTCCTACGCGTGTGATGAATTTCATGAAGGAATTGGAAATCCGTTCGATTGAATTGGGAATTCCGGTAACTACCAGACATAATGAAGTTGCAC encodes the following:
- a CDS encoding DUF6909 family protein — its product is MVNSRARETTEAIERLYVSMRHLFYRGFFKPAGISGESLRSLLTTINPEIYGTMSAPNKIELDGLLYVLDRLPEGIEECSFVHLTSDEGFEKGSFEVIVPKKRRRNCYRIDEHQMNIEVLLGRSEIYDILTHLTFLYIEADKIRQLAFISDENDKSTRAWKEIEAVAIGDKRLSRKEKEVALVHLSSLLGRTFDETLNAYNNFGDDKNPDRLFKIIYHLGDESFNDYKKIREREVHFSAILRERVGHHFFGEKWANNVKEVLAENGLQMRPLHIISANMHSVKNMLFANDSIGKKVSKKVDYKMYEEISNKKSLQEKILTHSQDAGLIYIDDESGSNIDVQIIDLAKTDLSNTPFAGLNYSGDDVIMVFDYAFGEQAYEVMDELLRPYEFNEEVYTMKVKSISIMGKAGILMGGKGDIMIPTSHVFEGTADNYPFENALSLADFEDDELQAFEGGMVTVLGTSLQNKDILKYFMDTSWKAIGLEMEGAHYQKAIQVASKIRHHISEDLFVMYAYYASDNPLETGSTLSSGGLGLTGVKPTYLITFKILEKILQSSMNT